In a single window of the Pseudomonas sp. B21-015 genome:
- a CDS encoding GntR family transcriptional regulator — protein sequence MTQKPNPLSSIKVNGPIPAHLARSVIEETLRAAILDGRIPCGTALRQQDLADLFGVSRMPVREALRQLEAQSLLNVVAHKGAVVAPLVQGDAAETYELRILLESEALRRSIPLLDAADFEQAARYIDELETEHDYTEIGRLNRLFHMALYNKAPNRRLLRLVEDGLNEEERFLRFNLEAMGLGKLSQEDHRALLRAAEEGDVEHSVTLLEHHLNRGVEVITRYLESPEAQRRKTSK from the coding sequence GTGACACAGAAGCCCAACCCTCTCAGCAGCATCAAGGTCAACGGGCCGATTCCCGCTCATCTGGCACGCTCGGTGATCGAAGAAACCCTGCGCGCAGCCATTCTCGACGGCCGCATTCCCTGCGGCACCGCCCTGCGTCAGCAAGACCTCGCCGACCTGTTCGGCGTCAGCCGCATGCCAGTGCGCGAAGCGTTGCGCCAGCTCGAAGCGCAATCGCTGCTCAACGTGGTCGCCCATAAAGGCGCGGTGGTCGCACCGCTGGTTCAGGGCGATGCGGCAGAAACCTATGAGCTGCGAATCCTGCTGGAGTCCGAAGCCCTGCGTCGGTCGATCCCCCTGCTCGACGCCGCCGATTTCGAACAGGCAGCCCGCTATATCGACGAGCTGGAGACGGAACACGATTACACCGAGATAGGCCGGCTCAATCGCCTGTTTCACATGGCGCTTTACAACAAGGCCCCCAACCGTCGACTGCTGAGACTGGTCGAAGACGGGCTGAACGAAGAAGAGCGCTTCCTGCGCTTCAACCTGGAAGCCATGGGCTTGGGCAAACTGTCCCAGGAAGATCACCGCGCGCTATTGCGAGCCGCCGAAGAGGGGGACGTCGAGCACTCGGTGACGCTGCTCGAACACCACCTCAACCGGGGCGTCGAAGTCATCACGCGCTACCTCGAAAGCCCTGAGGCGCAACGCCGGAAAACCTCAAAGTAA
- a CDS encoding DUF3050 domain-containing protein, giving the protein MKPTKDRLNQKKAELSAHPIFSEIHSLSVLQRFMETHVFAVWDFMSLTKRLQQELTCVQLPWLPPQDPQAARLINEIVLGEESDDRPAQGHYSHFELYLDAMREVGASTVAVERFVALQKEGVSYDVALQSVDVDPAAAQFVRHTLHTALHAPGHSVAAAFLHGRESVIPQMFQRILDDWGIGIEQAPTFRYYLERHIEVDSEDHGPAAEKLLARLVDGDPQREEDVYASAIAAVESRIALWDGLRLSMSEPVAEVNA; this is encoded by the coding sequence ATGAAACCAACTAAAGACCGTCTTAATCAGAAGAAAGCAGAACTTAGTGCGCACCCGATCTTCTCTGAAATACATTCGTTATCGGTCCTTCAACGCTTCATGGAAACCCATGTGTTTGCGGTGTGGGATTTCATGTCGCTGACCAAGCGCCTGCAACAGGAATTGACCTGCGTTCAGCTACCCTGGCTGCCGCCGCAAGATCCGCAGGCGGCGCGGCTGATCAACGAGATCGTGCTCGGTGAAGAGTCCGATGATCGTCCCGCCCAAGGTCACTACAGTCATTTCGAGCTGTACCTGGATGCGATGCGCGAAGTCGGTGCAAGCACGGTCGCCGTCGAACGCTTCGTGGCGCTGCAAAAAGAAGGCGTGAGCTACGACGTGGCCTTGCAAAGCGTCGACGTCGACCCGGCGGCCGCACAGTTCGTGCGGCACACCTTGCACACGGCGTTGCATGCGCCGGGGCACAGTGTGGCGGCGGCGTTCCTGCATGGCCGCGAGAGCGTGATTCCGCAGATGTTCCAGCGAATTCTCGACGACTGGGGCATCGGTATCGAACAGGCACCGACCTTCCGCTACTACCTGGAACGGCACATCGAAGTCGACTCCGAGGACCACGGCCCGGCGGCGGAGAAACTCCTCGCCCGCCTGGTCGACGGCGATCCGCAGCGCGAAGAAGACGTCTACGCCAGCGCCATCGCCGCCGTGGAAAGTCGCATCGCCCTGTGGGACGGCTTGCGCCTGAGCATGAGCGAACCGGTTGCGGAGGTGAACGCATGA
- a CDS encoding diiron oxygenase gives MNAADYQSFADAWESRATIRTRPRRMLENDDKLIYPLSRQPLVLSETFLRECPEQRDFALVQTLYKFINDVVIFETEIVDKTARSIAKNRFSVAFPFACRYDAMTVVVDEDYHALVAMDFMQQTVAMTGIEPIGLPDEIELSRAIPAAVALAPEHLRSAVELICVAIAENTVTGDVAAFAKDDTIKQSIKGLMADHLLDEGRHSGFWARLVRIYWHTASEDDRQCIAHILPVFIGHYLTNDIQKSFDFRLIDALQISDTARRALKSEVSGLAFPINRHHPLVANIVRFFRSSSLLDSPCVQSALSDYLV, from the coding sequence ATGAACGCCGCCGACTACCAATCCTTCGCCGACGCCTGGGAGAGCCGCGCGACCATTCGCACCCGTCCCCGGCGCATGTTGGAGAACGACGACAAGCTGATCTATCCGTTGAGCCGTCAACCGCTGGTGCTGAGCGAAACCTTCCTGCGTGAGTGCCCGGAACAACGGGACTTTGCCCTGGTGCAGACGCTCTACAAGTTCATCAACGACGTGGTGATTTTCGAAACCGAGATCGTCGACAAGACCGCCCGCAGCATCGCCAAAAACCGCTTCAGCGTGGCGTTCCCATTCGCCTGTCGCTACGACGCCATGACCGTGGTAGTGGACGAGGATTACCACGCCCTGGTGGCCATGGATTTCATGCAGCAGACCGTCGCCATGACCGGCATCGAGCCGATCGGACTGCCGGATGAAATCGAACTGAGCCGTGCCATTCCAGCAGCCGTGGCGCTCGCACCGGAGCACCTGCGCAGCGCCGTGGAGCTGATCTGCGTGGCCATCGCCGAGAACACCGTGACCGGCGATGTGGCGGCGTTCGCCAAGGACGACACGATCAAACAATCGATCAAGGGCCTGATGGCCGACCACTTGCTCGACGAGGGCCGTCACTCCGGGTTCTGGGCGCGGTTGGTGCGCATCTACTGGCACACCGCAAGCGAAGACGATCGCCAGTGCATCGCGCACATCCTGCCGGTATTCATCGGCCATTACCTGACCAATGACATTCAGAAATCCTTCGACTTCCGCTTGATCGACGCCTTGCAGATCAGCGACACGGCGCGTCGGGCACTCAAGAGCGAAGTGTCGGGGCTGGCCTTCCCGATCAATCGCCATCACCCGCTGGTCGCCAACATCGTGCGGTTTTTCCGCAGCAGTTCGCTACTCGATTCACCGTGCGTGCAAAGCGCCTTGAGCGACTACCTGGTTTAA
- a CDS encoding non-ribosomal peptide synthetase — translation MRRLDILLIGQSQALTDLALELEQHGHSLARLANLVELPPSTFDLLIDDASLPFQDFGDAPRLTLQLGVGVPGASGLPALDLLCTYNSMQLSRVPVAEELSGNGQALRLRAVADLIDHVALLVSRFSRDAEYFLQAEPMASAHFEQVENLLFLERLAYVHQLNATAEPWLLQLAQIPMIERLEQRFIQSAERPALNIAGTSLSYRQLHAHSRAIQQRLQPLLDRHQGPLVVGICLPKCSALYAGILAILGSGAVYLPLEPSHPLQRQQYILENAGAVLLLHDGEHPLSETMPGLDISRIDIGDVNLDQPLMRQRPDLDAPCMALYTSGTTGHPKGVLLSQANLAHFTAWYADYVQLTEQSRALQFSSLSFDSSLIDIFPTLLQGAELIVPDEDQRRDPLQLVELIRHQRLSHAFLPPALLSILPLDQLQVLDHVMTGGDVCEPYVIEQLTRQGNLYNLYGPTEATVLITARQLRTGDSNRTLGAPIANSQVLILDEDFQPVAEQTVGELYIVGPGVCMGYLNNPQQTAERYLNLSLPNGQSLRAYRSGDMAKWTADGIELCGRRDNQVKIRGFRVEPEEIERCLRDSQLYRQVAVVIDPHRRILAFLAQPQEEQPGAAREALKAHAMQCLPDYMLPTAWTELATMPFASNGKVDRKALLELPVSVSENSQRRLPTSADEALLLEIWAELLELPASDISTDESFFNLGGHSILLSRMLLRLREEFGRSISINRFIELPTIAKLATLVRGSGTEEVLSEKALADAFRELDIEPLPVSRMGDVHKVIVTGANSFVGVHIVEALLAWGASEVACLVRDGGGQSAAQRFAQALRENRLEHLDLSRVQVYAADITRPQLGLGEDVYQHLDREFGALVHNAANVNHVLDYESLARDNVEPIFECLRLCEGRSKKIFNFVSTLSASSTISDDGRVLELPAAQTPPIYIKNGYNLSKWVGERILERARERGVRVNLYRPGNISFNSLTGVCQPHKNRLMLMLKGSIQLGQVPEFALNFDLMPVDFLARFIAFHASRYQAEKAVFNLHNPEPLSWDAYVASFREAGREFSMVSVADWQQQLGRVDSDNALFGVLGFYLNGFEEDIGDISMIGHDNAQAGVRQMGAHYPEKSPALLRRGCDYLKEINFI, via the coding sequence ATGAGACGTCTCGATATTTTGCTCATTGGGCAAAGCCAGGCTCTGACCGACCTGGCGCTGGAACTCGAACAACACGGTCATTCACTGGCGCGACTGGCGAATCTGGTGGAGCTGCCGCCAAGCACGTTTGATTTGCTGATCGACGATGCGAGCCTGCCGTTTCAGGACTTCGGCGATGCACCGCGCCTGACGCTGCAGCTGGGTGTCGGCGTGCCGGGCGCCTCAGGCCTGCCAGCATTGGACTTGCTGTGCACGTACAACTCGATGCAGCTAAGTCGCGTGCCAGTCGCCGAAGAGCTGTCCGGCAACGGCCAGGCATTGCGCCTGCGAGCGGTGGCCGATCTGATCGATCACGTGGCACTGCTGGTCAGCCGTTTCTCCCGGGATGCCGAGTATTTCTTGCAGGCAGAACCGATGGCTTCCGCGCACTTCGAGCAGGTGGAAAACCTGCTGTTTTTAGAGCGTCTGGCCTACGTCCATCAGCTCAACGCCACGGCTGAACCATGGTTGCTGCAACTGGCCCAGATACCGATGATCGAGCGGCTTGAACAACGCTTCATCCAGTCCGCCGAGCGGCCAGCACTGAACATCGCCGGTACGTCGCTGAGCTATCGGCAACTGCACGCCCACAGCCGCGCCATCCAACAGCGCTTGCAGCCGTTGCTCGATCGACATCAAGGACCGTTGGTAGTCGGGATCTGCCTGCCAAAATGCAGCGCGTTGTATGCGGGGATTCTGGCGATCCTGGGCAGCGGCGCGGTGTACCTGCCGCTGGAGCCAAGCCATCCACTGCAACGTCAGCAGTACATTCTGGAAAACGCCGGCGCGGTGTTGTTGCTGCATGACGGAGAACACCCGCTCAGCGAGACGATGCCTGGGCTGGACATCAGCCGCATCGACATCGGCGATGTAAATCTCGATCAACCCTTGATGCGCCAACGACCCGATCTCGACGCACCGTGCATGGCGCTCTATACCTCGGGCACCACGGGACACCCCAAAGGGGTGTTGCTCAGCCAGGCCAACCTCGCGCACTTCACCGCGTGGTACGCCGACTATGTGCAGCTGACCGAACAGAGCCGGGCGTTGCAGTTTTCATCCTTGAGTTTCGACTCATCGCTGATCGATATTTTCCCGACGTTGCTCCAGGGCGCCGAGCTGATCGTGCCCGATGAGGACCAACGTCGCGACCCGCTGCAACTGGTCGAGCTGATCCGTCACCAGAGGCTGAGCCACGCGTTTTTACCGCCCGCCCTATTAAGCATCCTGCCGCTGGATCAGTTGCAGGTCCTCGATCATGTGATGACCGGTGGCGATGTCTGCGAACCCTACGTGATCGAGCAACTGACCCGCCAAGGCAATCTCTACAACCTCTACGGCCCGACCGAAGCCACGGTGCTGATCACCGCGCGGCAACTGCGCACCGGCGACAGCAACCGGACCCTCGGTGCACCGATTGCCAACAGTCAGGTGCTGATCCTCGATGAGGACTTTCAACCGGTGGCCGAGCAAACCGTCGGTGAGTTGTACATCGTCGGCCCAGGGGTATGCATGGGTTACCTGAACAACCCGCAGCAGACTGCCGAACGCTATCTGAACCTGAGCCTGCCGAACGGCCAAAGCTTGCGAGCCTACCGCTCCGGCGATATGGCCAAATGGACCGCCGACGGTATCGAACTGTGCGGACGACGAGACAATCAGGTGAAGATTCGCGGCTTTCGGGTCGAGCCGGAAGAGATCGAACGCTGCCTGCGCGACAGTCAGCTATACCGCCAGGTGGCGGTGGTTATCGACCCTCATCGACGGATTCTGGCCTTTCTCGCGCAGCCTCAGGAAGAGCAACCCGGTGCTGCTCGCGAGGCATTGAAAGCCCACGCGATGCAGTGTCTGCCGGACTACATGCTGCCGACCGCCTGGACCGAACTGGCAACCATGCCGTTCGCCAGCAACGGCAAGGTCGACCGCAAAGCGCTGCTGGAATTGCCCGTCAGCGTGAGCGAAAACAGCCAGCGGCGCTTGCCCACCAGCGCCGACGAAGCGCTGTTGCTGGAAATCTGGGCCGAGCTGCTGGAGCTGCCCGCCAGCGATATTTCCACCGACGAAAGTTTCTTCAACCTCGGCGGGCACTCGATCCTGCTGTCGCGCATGCTCCTGCGTTTGCGCGAAGAGTTTGGCCGCAGTATCTCGATCAACCGCTTCATCGAACTGCCGACGATTGCGAAGCTGGCGACCCTGGTGCGCGGCTCCGGAACCGAGGAAGTGCTGAGTGAAAAAGCCCTGGCCGATGCCTTTCGTGAACTGGACATAGAGCCGTTACCGGTCAGCCGAATGGGCGATGTGCACAAGGTGATCGTCACCGGCGCCAACAGCTTTGTCGGTGTTCATATCGTCGAAGCTCTACTGGCCTGGGGCGCCAGCGAAGTGGCATGCCTGGTGCGCGATGGCGGCGGGCAGTCGGCAGCGCAACGCTTCGCTCAGGCGTTGCGGGAAAACCGTCTGGAGCATCTGGACCTTAGCCGGGTGCAGGTTTACGCGGCGGACATCACTCGCCCGCAACTGGGACTTGGCGAAGACGTTTACCAACACCTGGATCGCGAGTTCGGCGCGCTGGTGCACAACGCCGCCAACGTCAATCACGTCCTCGATTACGAGTCGTTGGCGCGGGATAACGTCGAGCCGATTTTCGAGTGCCTGCGTTTGTGTGAAGGACGCAGCAAGAAGATCTTCAACTTCGTCTCGACGCTCTCGGCGTCCAGCACGATTTCCGACGATGGTCGGGTGCTGGAGTTACCTGCCGCGCAGACGCCGCCGATCTACATCAAAAACGGCTACAACCTGTCCAAATGGGTCGGCGAGCGGATCCTCGAACGGGCGCGGGAGCGTGGGGTGCGGGTCAATCTTTATCGCCCTGGCAACATCAGTTTCAACAGCCTCACCGGTGTCTGCCAGCCCCACAAAAATCGTCTGATGCTGATGCTCAAGGGCTCGATCCAGCTCGGTCAGGTGCCGGAGTTCGCGCTGAATTTCGACCTGATGCCGGTGGACTTCCTCGCCCGTTTCATCGCCTTCCACGCCAGCCGTTACCAGGCCGAAAAAGCCGTGTTCAACCTGCACAACCCCGAGCCTCTGAGCTGGGACGCCTACGTGGCGTCCTTTCGCGAGGCCGGTCGGGAATTCTCCATGGTCAGCGTCGCCGACTGGCAGCAACAACTGGGCCGGGTCGACAGTGATAACGCGCTGTTTGGCGTACTGGGTTTCTATCTCAACGGCTTCGAGGAAGACATCGGCGACATCTCAATGATCGGCCACGACAACGCCCAGGCCGGCGTACGGCAGATGGGCGCGCATTACCCGGAAAAATCCCCGGCGCTGCTACGCCGCGGCTGCGACTACCTCAAAGAAATCAACTTCATCTGA